The Winogradskyella schleiferi genome has a window encoding:
- a CDS encoding NAD(P)H-dependent oxidoreductase: MKKILILFAHPKFEKSRANKALIQRLKGESHITFHDLYEHYPNFHIDVNREQALLEQHDVIIWHHPFYWYSGPAILKQWKDMVLEFNWAYGPEGKALEGKTVINVITTGGTREVYCSEGYNSFTVNQFLRPFEQTAKLCGMHYLPPFAVMGTHTLSDENLENYANQYEVLLDILKSDFKQEALSDCFFVNDLPILSY, from the coding sequence ATGAAAAAGATTCTTATCTTATTTGCACATCCAAAATTTGAAAAGTCCAGAGCCAATAAAGCATTAATACAGCGTTTGAAGGGTGAAAGCCATATCACTTTTCACGATTTGTATGAGCACTATCCAAATTTCCATATAGATGTAAATCGTGAGCAAGCGTTGTTAGAACAGCACGATGTGATTATTTGGCACCATCCATTCTATTGGTATAGCGGTCCTGCCATTTTAAAACAATGGAAAGATATGGTATTAGAGTTTAATTGGGCTTATGGACCTGAAGGCAAGGCTTTGGAAGGTAAAACAGTTATTAATGTCATTACAACTGGTGGCACAAGAGAAGTATATTGTTCTGAAGGGTACAACAGTTTTACGGTGAATCAGTTTTTAAGACCATTTGAGCAAACCGCTAAATTATGCGGCATGCATTATTTACCACCTTTTGCAGTGATGGGGACACACACCTTGTCTGACGAGAATTTAGAAAACTATGCCAATCAATATGAAGTGCTTTTGGATATTTTAAAATCAGATTTTAAGCAAGAAGCATTATCAGATTGTTTTTTTGTAAACGACTTACCAATACTCTCTTATTAA
- a CDS encoding efflux transporter outer membrane subunit: MKSIITHRNFSKGTLLLIVAITLQSCFVAKDYTRPELDIETEALYRTENLPADSISIADVSWKSLFTDQYLQQYIEEGLQNNMDVRIALQQIIAAEAYAKQGKAGYLPSVSVGANATHQELSENSQFGALFSGAIDTYDITANLSWEADIWGKIRSNKRATQAAYLQSVAGHQAVKTQLVSSIANTYFNLLALDAQLEVTKQTINTRDSSVRTIRALKDAGQVTQVAVDQNIAQYNSAKALQVDIETAIFKTENTLSILLGKSPHHFERSSLEIQNIKQDLVLGVPTTLLSNRPDVMAAEYGLINSFELTNVARSNLYPSLTLTASGGLESLELDNLLSANSLFATIIGGLTQPIFNRRALKSQKEVAIAQQEQALLEFQKTLLVAGSEVSDALFSYESEVKKFEFRKNEVEALRAAEANSDELLKNGYANYLDLLTARESALNAELNIIDSKLQQLVSVVDLYEALGGGWR, encoded by the coding sequence ATGAAATCAATTATAACACATAGAAATTTTAGTAAAGGAACACTTTTGCTAATCGTTGCCATTACGTTACAAAGTTGTTTTGTAGCGAAAGATTATACCCGACCAGAATTAGACATCGAAACGGAGGCGCTTTACAGAACTGAAAATCTGCCTGCAGATAGTATTTCTATTGCAGATGTATCTTGGAAATCCTTGTTTACAGACCAATACCTTCAGCAATACATAGAAGAAGGGTTGCAAAACAATATGGATGTACGTATAGCGCTTCAGCAAATAATAGCTGCCGAAGCCTATGCCAAACAAGGAAAAGCAGGTTATTTACCATCTGTAAGCGTTGGTGCAAATGCAACGCATCAAGAGTTGTCAGAAAACAGTCAGTTTGGAGCTTTATTTAGTGGAGCTATTGATACTTATGATATTACAGCAAACTTATCTTGGGAAGCAGATATTTGGGGGAAAATAAGAAGTAATAAAAGAGCTACTCAAGCGGCTTATTTGCAAAGTGTAGCAGGACATCAGGCTGTAAAGACCCAGTTGGTCTCTAGTATTGCTAATACCTATTTCAATTTATTAGCTTTAGATGCGCAACTAGAAGTGACCAAGCAAACTATTAATACCAGAGATAGCAGTGTAAGAACAATTAGGGCACTAAAGGATGCAGGACAAGTGACACAAGTTGCTGTAGACCAAAACATTGCGCAATACAACAGTGCAAAGGCTTTACAGGTGGATATTGAAACTGCAATTTTTAAAACAGAAAATACGCTAAGTATTTTATTGGGAAAGTCTCCGCACCATTTTGAAAGAAGCAGTTTAGAGATTCAAAACATAAAACAAGATCTGGTTCTTGGTGTACCAACAACACTGTTAAGTAACAGACCAGATGTAATGGCTGCGGAGTATGGTTTAATAAATTCGTTTGAATTGACCAATGTTGCAAGAAGCAACTTGTATCCTTCATTAACACTTACAGCTTCCGGTGGGTTAGAAAGTTTAGAGTTGGACAACTTATTAAGTGCCAACTCATTGTTTGCTACCATAATTGGCGGTTTAACGCAACCTATTTTTAATCGACGTGCGCTTAAAAGTCAAAAAGAGGTGGCTATTGCGCAACAAGAACAAGCCTTGTTAGAATTTCAAAAAACCTTGTTAGTTGCAGGTAGCGAAGTATCTGATGCTCTTTTTAGTTATGAGTCAGAGGTCAAAAAATTTGAGTTTAGAAAAAATGAAGTTGAAGCGTTGCGTGCTGCCGAAGCTAACTCTGATGAGTTACTTAAAAACGGCTATGCCAACTATTTAGATTTATTAACAGCTAGAGAAAGTGCATTAAATGCAGAATTAAATATTATAGACAGTAAACTACAGCAATTAGTATCTGTAGTAGATCTTTATGAAGCACTTGGTGGCGGATGGAGATAA
- a CDS encoding efflux RND transporter permease subunit — MLKTFIERPVLSTVISIIIVLLGVISITSLPIEEYPDIAPPTIKVTANYTGANAETVLESVIVPIEEQINGVEGMTYITSTASNTGTAEITVYFDQETDADIAAVNVQNRVARATPLLPSEVTQTGVVTQKQETSALMFISMYSENEDYDATFIQNYLKINVIPAVQRISGVGDVSVFSQQDYAMRIWLNPEKLASYNLIPSDVSAALAEQNLEAAAGSLGQNNGESFSYTLTYSGRFKDEAQYSDIVIKALGNGEFLRLKDIATIELDAQSYASNAMTIGKPAVFMGIFQTKGSNAQEIIENIKTTFQSIEKDLPEGLHISIPYDTSLFLNASIEKVISTLIEAFLLVFLVVFIFLQDFRSTLIPAIAVPVSIIGTFFFLNVFGYSINLLTLFALVLAIGIVVDDAIVVVEAVHAKMDEGEHNPKKATITAMNEISGAIISITLVMAAVFIPVTFITGPTGVFYEQFGVTLIIAILISAVNALTLSPALCALLLKEHKDDEELKGKGPLKRFYALFNRGFNATIDRYGKSLQLLYKRKWISGLLLVLAIIGIFYAAKTTPTGFVPNEDRGIIFANIELPAGASLDRTNAVANELFEKTKDLPGVTGVSFIKGSSLISGAGSNFGIGFFELDDWEERKDPSLASQAIIGKLFGIASTIPEANIIFFAPPSIRGFGNSSGFEVNLLDKFGGEFTDLDKANKDFSMALMKHPEIKYATSAFSTNYPQYEMEVNVPLAKEKGVPINSIFSTLQGYIGGIYASDFSKYGKQFRVYIQALPEDRADENALNSMYVRTDSGEMTPITQFVTLERVYGPQSVTRFNLFNSTMISGATNDGYSTGDAIRVIEEEVAKLPSNYTVSYSGLTREEVNAGNQTTFIFILSILFVYFLLSAQYESYLLPFAVIFSLPFGVFGAYITTKLLGLENNIYFQIALIMLIGLLAKNAILIVEFALARRKNGESIVDAAIHGAKARLRPILMTSFAFILGLMPLALASGVGAEGNNSIGSGAAGGMLIGTILGVFVIPILFILFQWLQEKVSRKSTEQTIEA; from the coding sequence TACATTACTTCTACAGCATCAAATACAGGTACAGCCGAAATTACAGTATATTTTGATCAAGAAACAGATGCAGATATTGCTGCTGTCAATGTTCAAAACCGTGTTGCTAGAGCGACACCTTTACTACCCTCAGAGGTAACGCAAACAGGAGTTGTAACACAAAAGCAAGAAACCAGTGCGTTGATGTTTATCTCAATGTATTCTGAAAACGAAGATTACGACGCTACTTTTATTCAAAATTACTTAAAAATCAATGTAATTCCTGCTGTACAACGTATTAGTGGTGTTGGAGACGTTAGTGTATTTTCGCAACAAGATTATGCTATGCGTATTTGGTTAAATCCAGAAAAATTAGCGTCTTATAACTTAATACCTTCAGATGTTTCTGCAGCTTTAGCTGAACAAAATTTAGAGGCAGCTGCTGGTTCTTTAGGTCAAAATAATGGTGAATCTTTTTCATACACTTTAACGTATAGTGGTCGTTTTAAAGACGAAGCACAATACAGCGACATTGTAATTAAAGCTTTAGGAAATGGAGAGTTTTTGAGGCTTAAAGATATTGCAACCATAGAGTTAGATGCACAATCCTACGCGTCTAATGCCATGACCATAGGAAAGCCTGCAGTTTTTATGGGTATTTTTCAGACCAAAGGATCCAATGCACAGGAAATTATAGAAAACATTAAAACTACTTTTCAATCTATAGAAAAAGACCTTCCTGAAGGATTACATATTTCAATACCGTATGATACAAGTTTATTTTTAAATGCGTCTATAGAAAAAGTAATAAGTACCTTAATAGAAGCTTTTTTACTCGTATTTTTAGTTGTCTTTATATTTCTTCAAGATTTTAGATCTACATTAATTCCTGCTATAGCAGTACCTGTATCTATAATTGGTACCTTCTTTTTCTTGAATGTCTTTGGGTACTCTATCAATCTATTAACACTATTTGCTTTAGTACTCGCCATTGGTATTGTGGTAGATGATGCTATTGTAGTTGTAGAAGCGGTTCATGCTAAAATGGATGAAGGCGAACACAATCCTAAAAAAGCAACTATTACTGCCATGAACGAGATTTCTGGAGCTATTATTTCTATTACCTTAGTAATGGCTGCAGTATTTATTCCTGTAACTTTTATTACAGGACCAACAGGAGTATTTTACGAGCAGTTTGGTGTTACGTTAATTATCGCCATATTAATTTCGGCAGTAAATGCCTTAACTTTAAGTCCTGCATTATGTGCCTTATTATTAAAAGAACATAAAGATGACGAAGAATTAAAAGGAAAAGGGCCATTAAAACGTTTTTACGCTTTATTCAATCGTGGTTTTAATGCAACTATTGATAGATACGGAAAATCACTTCAACTACTATACAAAAGAAAATGGATTTCTGGTTTACTATTAGTATTAGCCATAATTGGTATTTTTTATGCAGCCAAAACAACACCTACAGGTTTTGTACCAAATGAAGATAGAGGAATTATTTTCGCTAATATAGAATTACCAGCAGGAGCTTCTTTAGACAGAACAAATGCAGTAGCTAATGAGTTGTTTGAAAAAACAAAAGATTTACCAGGAGTTACTGGAGTTTCATTTATTAAAGGTAGTAGTTTAATAAGTGGTGCTGGTAGTAATTTTGGAATTGGATTTTTTGAATTAGACGATTGGGAGGAACGTAAAGATCCATCATTGGCATCTCAAGCCATTATTGGAAAATTGTTTGGTATTGCCTCAACCATACCAGAAGCAAATATTATTTTCTTTGCGCCACCAAGTATACGTGGTTTTGGTAACTCATCTGGTTTTGAAGTTAATTTATTAGATAAATTTGGAGGCGAGTTTACAGACTTAGATAAAGCCAATAAAGACTTTTCTATGGCTTTAATGAAACATCCCGAAATTAAATATGCAACATCGGCTTTTAGCACCAATTATCCGCAATATGAGATGGAAGTTAATGTGCCTTTAGCAAAAGAAAAAGGCGTTCCAATTAATAGTATTTTTTCAACATTACAAGGATATATTGGAGGAATATACGCTTCAGATTTTTCTAAATATGGAAAACAATTTAGAGTCTATATTCAAGCATTACCAGAAGATAGAGCAGACGAGAATGCCTTAAACAGTATGTATGTGCGTACAGATTCTGGAGAGATGACGCCAATAACACAGTTTGTAACCTTAGAGCGTGTGTATGGACCACAATCGGTAACACGTTTTAACCTTTTTAATTCTACCATGATTTCTGGTGCTACTAACGATGGTTATAGTACAGGTGATGCCATTAGAGTTATTGAGGAAGAAGTAGCAAAACTACCAAGTAATTATACAGTTTCTTACTCAGGTTTAACACGTGAAGAGGTAAACGCAGGAAACCAAACAACGTTTATCTTTATACTAAGCATCTTATTTGTATACTTTTTATTAAGTGCGCAATACGAAAGTTATTTGCTACCATTTGCTGTAATATTTTCATTACCATTTGGTGTCTTTGGAGCTTATATAACCACAAAATTATTAGGATTAGAAAACAATATATATTTCCAAATTGCTCTAATTATGCTTATTGGTCTATTGGCTAAAAATGCCATACTTATTGTCGAGTTTGCTTTAGCTAGACGAAAAAATGGCGAGAGCATTGTAGACGCAGCAATCCATGGAGCCAAAGCACGTTTACGTCCAATTTTAATGACATCTTTTGCCTTTATCTTGGGATTAATGCCTTTAGCATTAGCTTCAGGTGTTGGTGCAGAAGGAAACAATTCAATTGGATCAGGTGCCGCAGGCGGAATGCTTATTGGTACCATTTTAGGAGTATTCGTTATTCCAATTCTATTTATACTATTTCAGTGGTTACAAGAAAAAGTATCTCGTAAATCAACAGAACAAACTATTGAAGCTTAA
- a CDS encoding monovalent cation:proton antiporter-2 (CPA2) family protein, translating into MTGSLLFEAIVFLAGAIICVFIAKRVGLSSVIGYLLAGVLIGPYVLGFIGEEGDDILHFAEFGVVMMLFLIGLEIEPKNFWQMRKTILGMGGLQVGLTMLLSYGLFIALGYDSTVALVISMAVALSSTAIAMQTIKEKGMMETTSGSSSFSILLFQDIIVIFMLGVLPLLSSSNSVATTGDHPAEVSLLESLPLGFQTLAIILSVVLIVVAGQYLIVPMLRKVAKTGVRELLIAAAFLIVFSISYLMEFVGISPALGAFLGGVVLSNSEFKHELESTLEPFKNLLLGLFFMAVGASINFIVIAKSPLTIGGILISVIALKAIVLFVVGHIFKLKLDQKLLLTFNLSQIGEFAFVLLSFAFGLNILEQEQMDILLVITALSMSLSPILGMLNERFILPKVGTKESIKRPMDHIAKSQKVILVGFGHFGSTVGRFLRSHGVEATILDFDSNRVDFLRKMGFEVYYGDATRLDLLESAGIAEAKILICAIDNPSVTKKVTQLVKDNYPQVELMIRAKNRYDAYDLVNLGIENIYRESLDTSLALASDVLNKLGFRKYTVARQAQNFIKYDEESLRRLAKQPKRDEDYIFEARKELAEQEKLLEEDFKRGIVELDNHWDSEHIRKQLKKK; encoded by the coding sequence ATGACAGGAAGTTTACTTTTTGAAGCTATAGTCTTCCTTGCAGGAGCTATAATTTGTGTTTTTATAGCGAAACGTGTCGGACTAAGTTCTGTTATTGGTTATTTATTAGCAGGAGTTTTAATTGGTCCTTACGTCTTAGGGTTTATTGGAGAAGAAGGTGATGATATATTGCATTTTGCCGAATTTGGCGTGGTTATGATGCTCTTTTTAATTGGTTTAGAAATTGAACCCAAGAACTTCTGGCAAATGCGAAAAACCATTTTAGGAATGGGAGGCCTTCAAGTAGGCCTAACTATGCTCTTGTCTTACGGATTATTCATTGCCTTGGGTTATGATTCTACTGTGGCTTTGGTCATTTCTATGGCCGTAGCACTATCTTCTACAGCAATTGCCATGCAAACCATTAAAGAAAAGGGTATGATGGAAACCACATCTGGATCATCATCATTTTCAATACTATTGTTTCAGGATATCATTGTTATTTTTATGCTTGGTGTTTTGCCTTTGTTGTCTAGTTCTAATAGCGTTGCAACAACCGGAGACCATCCAGCAGAAGTCAGTTTACTAGAAAGTTTACCCTTAGGGTTTCAAACGTTAGCCATTATTCTATCTGTTGTTTTAATTGTGGTCGCTGGTCAATATTTAATTGTGCCAATGCTACGGAAAGTTGCTAAAACTGGCGTGCGCGAATTACTGATAGCTGCTGCTTTTTTAATTGTATTTTCTATATCGTATTTAATGGAATTTGTTGGGATTAGTCCAGCTTTAGGTGCTTTTCTGGGTGGCGTGGTTTTGTCTAATAGTGAATTTAAACACGAATTGGAAAGTACCTTAGAACCTTTCAAAAATCTATTATTAGGACTGTTTTTTATGGCAGTTGGTGCATCCATTAACTTTATAGTCATTGCTAAAAGTCCATTAACTATTGGAGGAATTCTAATTTCAGTCATTGCGTTAAAAGCAATTGTGCTATTTGTAGTTGGTCATATTTTTAAGCTAAAATTAGACCAAAAATTATTGCTCACCTTTAATTTATCGCAAATCGGTGAATTTGCATTTGTATTGTTGTCGTTCGCATTTGGACTTAATATTTTAGAACAAGAACAAATGGACATTTTATTGGTCATTACTGCTCTTAGCATGTCCTTATCACCAATTTTGGGCATGCTAAATGAGCGGTTTATTCTGCCAAAAGTAGGTACCAAAGAATCTATCAAACGACCAATGGACCATATTGCTAAATCACAAAAGGTTATTTTGGTTGGATTTGGTCATTTTGGAAGTACGGTTGGGCGTTTTTTGCGTTCGCATGGTGTAGAGGCTACTATTTTAGATTTTGATTCTAACCGTGTGGACTTTCTACGTAAAATGGGATTTGAAGTCTATTATGGTGATGCAACGAGATTAGATTTATTAGAATCTGCCGGAATAGCGGAAGCCAAAATTTTAATTTGTGCTATTGATAATCCTAGCGTTACAAAGAAAGTAACCCAATTGGTAAAAGATAATTATCCTCAAGTAGAATTAATGATTCGTGCAAAAAACCGTTATGATGCCTATGACTTGGTTAATCTTGGAATCGAAAACATATATAGAGAATCGTTAGATACATCTTTAGCATTAGCTAGTGATGTGCTAAACAAATTAGGCTTTAGAAAATACACCGTTGCTAGACAAGCCCAAAATTTCATAAAATACGATGAAGAAAGCCTACGTAGATTAGCTAAACAACCAAAGCGAGACGAAGATTATATTTTTGAGGCTCGAAAAGAATTGGCAGAACAAGAAAAATTACTTGAAGAAGATTTTAAAAGAGGAATTGTTGAGCTGGATAATCATTGGGATAGTGAGCATATTAGAAAGCAATTGAAAAAGAAATAA